A window of Rubricoccus marinus contains these coding sequences:
- the fsa gene encoding fructose-6-phosphate aldolase, with the protein MKFFIDTASIDEIKEAHDMGVLDGVTTNPSLMRKEGAEDFQAHIAKICDIVDGDVSAEIVSTTYDEMVAEGREVAKIASNVVVKVPLILDGIKTIKTLSDEGIKTNCTLCFSAPQALIAAKAGATYISPFIGRLDDISSNGLELIRQIVDVYSTYGYDTEVLAASIRHPMHVVECMELGADVATMPLDVIKKLLKHPLTDSGLEKFLADWEEYQKATGQS; encoded by the coding sequence ATGAAGTTCTTCATCGACACCGCCTCCATCGACGAAATCAAGGAAGCCCACGACATGGGCGTCCTCGACGGCGTGACCACCAACCCGTCGCTGATGCGTAAGGAGGGCGCCGAGGACTTCCAGGCGCACATCGCCAAGATCTGCGACATCGTGGACGGCGACGTCTCCGCCGAGATCGTGTCCACGACCTACGACGAGATGGTCGCCGAGGGCCGCGAGGTCGCCAAGATCGCGAGCAACGTCGTCGTCAAGGTGCCGCTCATCCTGGACGGCATCAAGACCATCAAGACGCTCTCCGACGAGGGCATCAAGACCAACTGCACGCTGTGCTTCTCGGCGCCGCAGGCGCTGATCGCCGCCAAGGCCGGCGCGACCTACATCTCGCCGTTTATTGGTCGCCTGGACGACATCTCTTCCAACGGGCTCGAACTCATCCGGCAGATCGTGGACGTGTACAGCACGTACGGCTACGATACCGAGGTGCTCGCCGCGTCCATCCGCCACCCCATGCACGTCGTGGAGTGCATGGAGCTCGGCGCCGACGTGGCGACGATGCCGCTGGACGTGATCAAGAAGCTCCTGAAGCACCCGCTGACCGACAGCGGCCTGGAGAAATTCCTCGCCGACTGGGAGGAGTACCAGAAAGCCACCGGCCAGTCCTGA
- a CDS encoding tetratricopeptide repeat protein, giving the protein MTSARQRAFLLLQQGRVDLAETELRRALAEDPNDAETHALLALALCDLDREAEALEEANRAIGLAPELTPAHLARSQALLQLDRAADAEASAREAIRIDPGDADAFAALSAALTARRQRQEALDAAEQALRLDPEHPSATNLRAIALVRLGRRDEASGAIEGALSRDPENAVSHANRGWTLLHQNDVKGAMLSFREALRLEPGNEWARSGILEAMKARNPVYRGLLAYFLWMDRLSSGQRWGVIIGGYLAARLVPFLWIVYLPVVLLTWTGDSFFSLLLLLDPFGRLVLNREEKAVAALVGTCLIGGLGLGIAGLAGAPEALFPVGLGLMALAIPIAGTARAPEDKRRLSVLYTAALAMVGAFAAFHMLANPLGDMHVTLGGIYVFGIVAYTWAGNLLVR; this is encoded by the coding sequence ATGACCTCCGCCCGCCAGCGCGCGTTTCTCCTGCTCCAGCAGGGCCGCGTGGACCTCGCCGAGACCGAACTCCGCCGCGCGCTCGCCGAGGACCCCAACGACGCCGAGACCCACGCGCTTCTGGCGCTGGCGCTCTGCGACCTCGACCGCGAAGCGGAGGCGCTGGAAGAGGCCAACCGCGCCATCGGGCTCGCGCCGGAGCTTACTCCGGCGCACCTCGCGCGCTCGCAGGCGCTGCTCCAGCTCGACCGCGCCGCCGACGCCGAGGCCTCGGCGCGAGAGGCCATCCGCATCGACCCCGGCGACGCCGACGCCTTTGCCGCTCTCAGCGCGGCGCTCACGGCGCGGCGCCAGAGGCAGGAGGCGCTGGACGCCGCCGAGCAGGCGCTCCGGCTCGATCCCGAGCACCCCAGCGCCACGAACCTCCGCGCCATCGCGCTCGTGCGACTCGGCCGGCGCGACGAGGCCTCTGGCGCGATCGAAGGCGCGCTCTCGCGCGATCCCGAGAACGCCGTCTCGCACGCCAACCGCGGCTGGACGCTGCTGCACCAGAACGACGTGAAGGGCGCGATGCTGTCCTTCCGCGAGGCGCTGCGCCTGGAGCCCGGCAACGAGTGGGCGCGCTCGGGGATTCTGGAGGCGATGAAGGCGCGCAACCCGGTGTACCGCGGGCTCCTGGCGTACTTCCTGTGGATGGACCGGCTCTCCAGCGGGCAGCGCTGGGGCGTCATCATCGGCGGCTACCTCGCCGCTCGGCTCGTCCCGTTCCTCTGGATCGTGTACCTGCCGGTCGTGCTCCTCACGTGGACCGGGGACTCGTTCTTCTCGCTGCTGCTCTTGCTGGACCCGTTCGGGCGGCTGGTGCTCAACCGCGAGGAGAAAGCCGTGGCGGCGCTCGTGGGCACGTGCCTGATCGGCGGGCTCGGGCTCGGCATCGCGGGGCTGGCCGGGGCGCCAGAGGCCCTCTTCCCCGTCGGCCTCGGGCTCATGGCCCTCGCTATCCCGATTGCGGGCACGGCGCGGGCGCCGGAGGACAAGCGGCGGCTCTCGGTTCTCTACACCGCGGCCCTCGCGATGGTCGGCGCGTTCGCGGCGTTCCACATGCTGGCCAACCCGCTCGGTGACATGCACGTCACGCTGGGCGGCATCTACGTCTTCGGCATCGTGGCGTACACGTGGGCCGGCAACCTCCTCGTGCGCTGA